A portion of the Zootoca vivipara chromosome 6, rZooViv1.1, whole genome shotgun sequence genome contains these proteins:
- the LOC118086749 gene encoding kallikrein-11-like, whose translation MLRGFHCNKNSQPWTAALFDGWKFHCTGTLINSQWLVTAAQCFTNRFFYVTLGENSLLSFEGTEQLKIGIKGIRHPFYNSFSKDNDIMLVKLLTPIRLTDSVRPLALPSNCVDPGSYCVVAGWGTPILQKGPLEYPPDILYCGNITTLTDQECLAAYPAIHLGHMLCATVKMGGSDSCQGDLGSPLVCDNTLQGITSWGFEKCSEVETPSVFVKVCNYINWLRETMALA comes from the exons ATGCTCAGGGGTTTCCACTGCAACAAAAACTCCCAGCCCTGGACAGCAGCACTGTTTGATGGCTGGAAGTTCCACTGCACAGGGACTCTGATCAACAGCCAGTGGCTGGTCACCGCTGCTCAGTGCTTCACAAATCG TTTCTTCTATGTGACTCTCGGAGAAAACAGCCTGCTGAGCTTTGAAGGGACAGAGCAGCTGAAGATCGGAATCAAGGGTATCCGGCACCCCTTTTACAACAGCTTCAGCAAGGATAACGACATCATGTTGGTCAAACTCCTGACCCCCATCAGGTTGACCGACAGCGTCCGGCCACTTGCCTTGCCCAGCAACTGTGTTGATCCTGGCAGCTACTGTGTCGTCGCTGGATGGGGCACCCCCATTCTGCAGAAAG GCCCATTAGAGTACCCACCAGACATCCTCTACTGCGGAAATATCACCACCCTGACTGACCAGGAATGTTTGGCTGCCTACCCCGCTATCCACTTGGGGCACATGCTATGTGCCACTGTGAAGATGGGTGGATCTGATTCCTGCCAG ggagaccttggctcaccCCTCGTCTGTGATAACACACTGCAAGGCATCACATCCTGGGGCTTTGAAAAATGCTCTGAGGTAGAAACCCCCAGCGTCTTTGTCAAGGTCTGCAACTACATTAATTGGCTGCGAGAGACAATGGCTTTGGCTTAA